The sequence below is a genomic window from Pseudomonadota bacterium.
ATCTTTATCCATAGAACGACAATATCCTTGCAAATCCCCTAAAATACATCATATCTTTTTATGGTACGGGCACTGCTAAATATAATAATAAAGTTCGTAAAAGAATAAAGATAATGGAAAGGAGGAAGGATAGATGAAAACCAAAAAAGTATCCTTGGTCATATCGGTTTTGGGGTTGATAGCGCTCTGCCTGGTCACGGTTTCTCCTGCTCATGCCTATTCGATACTTGTGTATGGAAGGAAGAGTTGCGGCTTTACGCAGACCATGAGGCAGAACCTGGATAAAAATAAATATCATTATACTTACTATGATGTGGACAAGAATAAAGCGAAATTATCTGAGATGTGGGATAAAATACATCGCGGCTGTCCGTCATGCTCAAGCACCAGGCTACCGGTAATGGATCTTAACGGAAAGATACTCATAAGACCGTCTTTTGAAGAGGTAAAGAAGAAGATCGGCCATCCATAGATCCTGAATAAATGTGTTGGACACAAGGCAGAGGACCACGCCTTCAAGCGTTGATGAATGCATTATTATTTGCGCAGCGCGTGTATATATCAGTGCCACGGGCTTGCCCGCGGGAATCTATTACTGGGGCTTGCGTCGCCCCCTCCACCGGCAAAGCCGCCGGAGCCACCCCTTCTGCTCGCAGAAGCTCGCCTGATTCCCACGTACTTGCCCGCGGGAATCTATTCTTCCGGCTGACTCAATTTTTTTTCAAATCCCGGAATGATTGATTTGATGAATGCATTCCGGAGAAGGTTGATGAAAATCTCCCAGGTACTCGTGCCGGGACTTTCGAGAGTTCCGGAGACAGCGGCTCTGGTCGCCACCTCATTACGGGCTCTGTTTTCGAGAAGCTTTGATATGCCTCCCACCGTCCACACGTAGAGCGTATGGGAGAGGCTCTTCTCCTGTCTTGAACGACTGTCGTAAACCTTCATGTCTTTGAAGATGGGTTTTATGTAACCGTTCACTTTGTTATCTTTGATCGACAACTCCGAATAGAAGGAGAAGAGACCCGATTTGATATCAAAATTTCCGTAGACTCGGAAAAGATCGCTCATAGCCGGCATCTGAGTATTCTCAATAGCCACACTGACATTGAAATCAGGATTCTTCGTTTCCGGCCGGAAGGTGCCGGTCACTTTAGTATTGCCCGTTCCCATGAACTTGCCCTTCAATTCGAATGTTGCCGGACCCTCTGTGATCTGATTGCTGAAGTTTCTCAGGTTTGCTTCCATTTGATCGATAGAGAGGCGATAATTGGGCCGGGTCGTCCTGTTTACGTACCCGAAATTGCTTGCTTTGATCCTGAGCACCTCTATCCTGATCTTCGAGGCGGGCTCGTTACTCAGTTCTTTTGCCGTGCGCACAACCTGCCGGATCCTTTTCTTCTCCACGGCCACAGTTTGCGGAAGGTGGAGATAATCAACATCAGCCCCGTTAATGTCCAGATTCTTCAGGTTGACTGCAGTGATATGGGGGTTATATTCCAGAACTCCCTTTGCTGACAGAATTCCTCTTCGGATGGAAATATTACGGCGGGTCATAATCGGGTTGAAATAGCTCAAATCCATATCACTCAGGTCGATGCCCGCCTTGGCCCAGGGGTGAGGCTCTCCAAGAAAATTGGCATATCCGTCAACAGCGATTCTGCCTTTCTCGAAAATTCTTCCCTCCAGGTGGATGGGCGAAGGGTAGACATTGTCAGGATAATGGATATTCCGGATGTTGGAGGCCAGGAAATTGATCCTGTTCATTTGGAGTGGCTTGTAAGGTCCTTCATCCACATAGGTAACCTCCCCGTCATGGATTGTAAGTGCGTTTATCTTGAGGGGATATACGGACGCGAGGGCTTCCTGCCATCCTTTCTGTTTGAGGGGAACCTTGCTCTCCTTCTCTTTACGAACATGGGTTAAGTTGATGTAGAACTTCGGTCGGCTGAACGATAAATCACCCACCAGATGGCCGGTGAGCACTTCCCTCCAATGAACGCTTGCGTGAAGCCGGTTGATGTTCGCGATGGGCGGATTCGGATTGGCCTCCTGCACCAGAATCAGATTGTCAAGATCCAGAGAGAAGGCGAGGGGATGGAAATAAGCCTTTCCGATATGGACCGTATATCCCTTCAAATTACTATTGATCCTGTTCTCCATATACCGCCGCAGGGATTCACTGCTTATCAGATAAGAGAGTGCAACGATGCCCAGGATTACCGCGGCGATACTTGAGAGAACCCAGACTCTCCGTCTGCTTAAATGGAAAAAACTGCTATTCATGAAATGTCCCCAATTTTATTCCTTGAGTTCCGGTTTCAGAAGAAGACTGTAATCTCCATAGTCGGGACAAATTGCTATAGTATATCGACGTCCGCATGAATCCCCCATACAAGACGCACACCGGATTACCCGAGAGATACTACAAGGAATCTCTCCGTTCGACTGGAACGAATTGATACAGGAGCTTGCCGGTTATTGCTGCCTCTTTATCCTGTTTACATAATATATATAAGCACAATCATCGCTTTTGTCATAAATAATTTCTTGCGGAACAACTGTGCGGTGATAAGTAACATCTAAGTTGTCCTGCCTATAAATCAGTATTTTTATGCTCGGCTTTGCTTCATAACATCACCTAATCCCTGTAGCGAAAAAGATGACACGCTCATGCACAAAAGCGCTACAAAATAATTGTCGGTTCTGCGACAGACAAGAACGATTGCCTGTTGTATCCTGAATACAGAGGTAACAGGAGGTATAAGATGACGAACAAAATGAAACTGATCTTTGTTATTGCGGGCACTGTTTCCGCTGTCTTCTTTGTGCTGTGTACGCCGTTTGCCGTTGATATTGCCGACCAGGTACTCTCAGCAGTTGCGAATGCGCTCGGCCAGCATGAGGCGCCTACACTTTCTGCTCTGACAGTATTGGTAATTCCCGGTCTGTATATGTATCTTGCCTTCGGGCAGAGAAGATACCCATAGCTTAGACTTTTAGTACTTAAATAAGATAAGGAGGAACTATATATGAAGAAACAGAACGTATTGAGGATTTGTTTTGCAGTGGTGTTTTTGCTCGGGTTCATAGCCTGTTCTCTTAATGTGCTGGCTGAGGAGAAGACCCCCGCGCAAAAAGCGTACCAAAAAGGTCTTGAACAGGGGTTGCAGGATTCCCTGGGCATGCCGGTTCTGAAAGGAGATCTCTGGCAAAAGATGACGCGCGATTCCAAGGTGGCATTTATCTGGGGTTTTGGACATGTGGTGTCAATTGAGTATTACCTGATGGAGAAATACCCGGAGCTTAAAAGGGATAGTTTTGTATCGAAGGTTGTTGAGGGAATGGCTGATACACCCATGAATGAGGTTGTCGCCCGGGTGGACAGGTACTACGATATGCATCCGGATCAGATTGAAAAGCCAGTAACTAATGTGCTCTGGGACCTGATGATCAAGCCGAACATAAAAACGGGCATCGCTGGCCGTCCACTCAATAAGAAGCCATGAAAACGTTACAACTAAAAAGGAGATATGAAATGAAACGTATTGTAATTATTTTTGTTATGTTTGCTTTTGTTTTTACCTTTGTCGGATGTGCAGGAATGAGTAGAACACAACAGACTACACTGAGCGGGGCAGGCATTGGCGCTGTCGGCGGCGGCGTACTTGGCGCATTGGTTGGAGGAAGCCCTCTTGTTGGAGCAGCCATCGGTGCCGGTGTAGGCGGAGCCGCAGGCTACATAGTCGGCGAGCATAAGTAGGGGTATATCCGTATTCGGATATGCCTACTCAATAAAAAAGGAGAAAGTAAAATGAAAAAGACGTTTGTACGATCAATGGTTATTATGGTTATTATGGCAGTTTCTATGTTTTTCGCAGGTTCAGGTGTTGTGCAGGCGCAAGCGGCCGATGAAGCGGGGACCATGTATGTTGTCACGTATGGCAAGGGCATTATACTGACTTCGCCTGACAGCGAAACGTGGACTATTAGGAGTTACGGGGCTCAAGTACCTCTTGCCGACGTGGAATACGGTAACGGTACATTTGTGGCGGTGGGCGCCCGCGGTATGATCGTGACAGCCTCACAGGACGGGGCAACATGGACCATCCGGCAGTCCGGCGTCACCAGCGACCTCTGGGCCGTCAAGTATGCAAAAGCAAAAGGGATCTTCGTGGCAGTCGGCAGTGCGGGTACGGTCACCACTTCGCCAGACGGATACACATGGACCAAAAGGGCTAACTTGAGCCCCTATGCCATGAGGAATCTCGCCTACGGCAAGGATAATTTTGTCACCATCGGCGAGATGGGCTACATCTACAACTCACCGGACGGTATCAACTGGGTACGTCGGGGCAACCTGCAATTTACCGACCACCTCTTTGGAATGGCTTATGCTAAGGGAACGTTTACAGCCGTCGGGGCAAACGGGAGAATCATGACGTCGCCCGACGACGGAGTAACATGGACACAGCGTTATTCAGGAACGACAGAGTATCTCTCTGGTATCGCATATGGTAATCAGAGATTTGTAGCCGTGGGTGCATATGGCACGATCGTGACGTCGCCTGATTCATGGAACTGGACCACAGCAATCTCGGGTTCACAAAGCTGGCTTGGGGCAATTGTTCGTGCGGGTAAGAAATTTATTGCTGTCGGTACGGATGGCACGATATTAACATCGCCAGACGGGATAAGCTGGTCACCAAAACTCTAAAAGTAAGGGGAAATACAATCCCCGGAAATAGATTCCCCGGTTTACCGGGGGATCTATTTAAAAGGCGAATCACATGTTATGTACAATTGTAATACTGATAGTTCTGTGGCTGCTGGGACAGGCTCAAGCCCCAGTAATTGTAAGGAGGAATGCAATGAAAGTAATGTATCATGTAGCTTTGATGGTGGCTGTTGTCGCTCTGTTAGCGATCAGTGTGCCTGTGTGGGCGTCCGAGATGGATGACCGCATCGAATCATCCGCAAGGAAGTCCTATGTGTTCAAGACCTATCTTCAGGCTAATGATATTAAAATCCAGTCCATGGAGGGCGTTGTTATCTTAACGGGAACTGTCTCCAAAGAATCCCACAAGTCATTGGCCGTGGAGACCGTGGCGAGCTTGCCCGGGGTCAAGAGTGTGGACAACAGGCTGGAAGTCAAAGGGGAATCCCCCGCTGAGAACTCGGATGCGTGGCTCATGGAAAAGGTGAGAGCTACACTCGTGTTTCATAGGAGCGTAGACGCCGGTAGCACCAATATTTATGTTAAAGACGGCATCGTGACCCTGCGAGGTGATGCTGCCAGTAAGGCACAAAAGGATCTGACGACCGAATACACCAAGGATGTGGAAGGAGTCAAAGATGTAAATAATGAGATGATAGTATCCGGGGCTTCTGCAAAGCCAAAAACAACAGTAGGTGAAGATATTGATGACGCTTCCATCACCGCCCAGGTCAAGATGTCCTTACTCTACCATCGCTCGACCAGCGCCATAAACACTAAGGTAGAGACGAATAATGGTGTGGTCACATTGTATGGCAAGGCCAAAAACGCATCTGAAAAAGACCTGGCCGCCAAATTCGCCAACGACATAAGCGGTGTTAAAAACGTAAATAACCGGATGACCATCGAGTAGTCCAAATAGACTCCCGCGGCTTGCCCTGGAATCTAGGCTGCGAGCATAAGCGAGCATGAGGGGGAGGCTCCATTCAGCTTTTGCTGATGGAGGGGGCGACGCAAGCCCCAGTATTTGAAAGGAGAATCACATGTTATCGACGATTGCTGTAATACTGATAGTTCTGTGGCTGCTGGGGCTGGTGACCGGCTATACGATGGGTTATTTTATTCATATTCTACTGGTTGTTGCCATCATCGTCGTGCTGGTCAGAGTCATTCAGGGGCGACGAGTGTTGTAAGCGGGAGGTTCGATGAAACCAAAGATCATAATTGCGATCATGCTGATTGCCCTGGGAATCGCGGCATTCGCTTACCAGGGCATTACCTACACAACCAGAGAGAAAGTCGTTGATCTTGGCCCCATCCAGGTGACGGCTGAGAAAACTAAAACGTTGCCGCTGCCGCCCATTGTGGGGGCTATTGCGCTCGTGGGCGGCATCGTGCTGCTGGTTGCGGGAATAAAGAAAGACTGAAACGGAGGATCGAAGTGACCATGCTGATGTGTATCACTACCTGTCTCAATATTACCAGTTACCTGTGCGTCGCCTCTCTCTGCCTCATGCTCCTTTTCCCATCTTCCCCAGCGACGGCTGCGGACAGGGCCGGCGATGAATTTCTGACCGGTTATACTTCCTCCATCCTTGAGCGGGATTTACACTGGGAGAGAGGCAGCTATACTTTGAAGATTGTCAACGGGGCTGCCACGATTACCTTGTTTAAAGATGATCCGATGCGACGGGAGGCGGCCGACAAGCAGCTGCGCAATATCGACGGACTGCATGGGGTAACGATTGTTGTGAAGTCTGCAGACGCTGGCAAGCCGGGAGCAGTAAACAGGTTTATTGGGATAACCGGCGAAGGGGAAGCCTTTCCGGTGGGCGACCTGTTCCGGCCACTCATCGCCGACCCTAAGCAGCCACGGTTCTTTGTCGGCATCAACCGCTTCAAATCACCGGGTGGGCGGTACACCATGGCGTCAGTCGGCTTCGGAGAGACATTCGGCATGTACAGGTTCTTCGGCAGCCGTGAGGGAAACGGC
It includes:
- a CDS encoding glycine zipper domain-containing protein, coding for MKRIVIIFVMFAFVFTFVGCAGMSRTQQTTLSGAGIGAVGGGVLGALVGGSPLVGAAIGAGVGGAAGYIVGEHK
- a CDS encoding DUF3185 domain-containing protein gives rise to the protein MKPKIIIAIMLIALGIAAFAYQGITYTTREKVVDLGPIQVTAEKTKTLPLPPIVGAIALVGGIVLLVAGIKKD
- a CDS encoding BON domain-containing protein — its product is MPVWASEMDDRIESSARKSYVFKTYLQANDIKIQSMEGVVILTGTVSKESHKSLAVETVASLPGVKSVDNRLEVKGESPAENSDAWLMEKVRATLVFHRSVDAGSTNIYVKDGIVTLRGDAASKAQKDLTTEYTKDVEGVKDVNNEMIVSGASAKPKTTVGEDIDDASITAQVKMSLLYHRSTSAINTKVETNNGVVTLYGKAKNASEKDLAAKFANDISGVKNVNNRMTIE
- a CDS encoding cell wall-binding protein — its product is MKKTFVRSMVIMVIMAVSMFFAGSGVVQAQAADEAGTMYVVTYGKGIILTSPDSETWTIRSYGAQVPLADVEYGNGTFVAVGARGMIVTASQDGATWTIRQSGVTSDLWAVKYAKAKGIFVAVGSAGTVTTSPDGYTWTKRANLSPYAMRNLAYGKDNFVTIGEMGYIYNSPDGINWVRRGNLQFTDHLFGMAYAKGTFTAVGANGRIMTSPDDGVTWTQRYSGTTEYLSGIAYGNQRFVAVGAYGTIVTSPDSWNWTTAISGSQSWLGAIVRAGKKFIAVGTDGTILTSPDGISWSPKL
- a CDS encoding DUF748 domain-containing protein, yielding MNSSFFHLSRRRVWVLSSIAAVILGIVALSYLISSESLRRYMENRINSNLKGYTVHIGKAYFHPLAFSLDLDNLILVQEANPNPPIANINRLHASVHWREVLTGHLVGDLSFSRPKFYINLTHVRKEKESKVPLKQKGWQEALASVYPLKINALTIHDGEVTYVDEGPYKPLQMNRINFLASNIRNIHYPDNVYPSPIHLEGRIFEKGRIAVDGYANFLGEPHPWAKAGIDLSDMDLSYFNPIMTRRNISIRRGILSAKGVLEYNPHITAVNLKNLDINGADVDYLHLPQTVAVEKKRIRQVVRTAKELSNEPASKIRIEVLRIKASNFGYVNRTTRPNYRLSIDQMEANLRNFSNQITEGPATFELKGKFMGTGNTKVTGTFRPETKNPDFNVSVAIENTQMPAMSDLFRVYGNFDIKSGLFSFYSELSIKDNKVNGYIKPIFKDMKVYDSRSRQEKSLSHTLYVWTVGGISKLLENRARNEVATRAAVSGTLESPGTSTWEIFINLLRNAFIKSIIPGFEKKLSQPEE
- a CDS encoding lmo0937 family membrane protein; this translates as MLSTIAVILIVLWLLGLVTGYTMGYFIHILLVVAIIVVLVRVIQGRRVL